In Onychomys torridus unplaced genomic scaffold, mOncTor1.1, whole genome shotgun sequence, one genomic interval encodes:
- the Ptger2 gene encoding prostaglandin E2 receptor EP2 subtype: MGNASNDSGWVEDCESRQWLPSGESPAISSVMFSAGVLGNLIALALLARRWRGDTGCSAGSRTSISLFHVLVTELVLTDLLGTCLISPVVLASYAQNQTLVALAPESRVCTYFAFTMTFFSLATMLMLFAMALERYLSIGHPYFYRRRFSRRGGLAVLPAIYAVSLLFCSLPLLNYGEYVQYCPGSWCFIRHGRTAYLQLYATVLLLLILAVLACNFSVILNLIRMHRRGRRSRCGSSGSGLGGPGSRRRGERTSMAEEADHLILLAIMTITFAICSLPFTIFAYMNETSSRKEKWDLQALRFLSINSIIDPWVFAILRPPVLRLMRSVLCCRTSLRTREASRTSCSTQHSASKQTDLCRQL, translated from the exons ATGGGCAATGCCTCCAATGACTCCGGGTGGGTGGAGGACTGCGAGAGTCGTCAGTGGCTCCCCTCAGGCGAAAGCCCAGCCATCAGCTCGGTGATGTTCTCAGCCGGGGTTCTGGGGAACCTTATTGCGCTGGCGCTGCTGGCCCGCCGATGGCGCGGGGACACGGGGTGCAGTGCGGGTAGCAGGACCTCTATCTCCTTGTTCCACGTGCTGGTGACAGAGCTGGTGCTCACCGACCTTCTGGGGACCTGCCTCATCAGCCCAGTCGTGCTGGCTTCCTATGCGCAGAACCAGACCCTGGTGGCCCTGGCTCCTGAGAGCCGCGTGTGCACCTATTTCGCCTTCACTATGACCTTCTTCAGTCTGGCCACGATGCTCATGCTCTTTGCCATGGCCCTGGAGCGCTACCTCTCCATCGGGCACCCTTACTTCTACCGGCGCCGCTTCTCACGCCGCGGGggcctggctgtcctgcctgCCATCTACGCGGTCTCCCTGCTCTTCTGCTCCCTGCCGCTGCTCAACTACGGGGAATACGTCCAGTACTGCCCGGGGTCTTGGTGCTTTATCCGGCACGGGCGGACTGCATACCTGCAGCTGTACGCCacggtgctgctgctgctcatcTTGGCGGTGCTCGCCTGCAACTTCAGCGTCATCCTTAACCTCATCCGCATGCACCGTCGGGGCAGAAGAAGCCGCTGTGGATCATCTGGCAGTGGCCTGGGTGGCCCTGGGTCGcgcaggagaggagaaaggacttCGATGGCGGAGGAGGCGGACCACCTTATTCTCCTGGCCATTATGACTATCACCTTCGCCATCTGCTCCTTGCCTTTCACA ATCTTTGCTTATATGAATGAAACCTCTTCCCGAAAGGAAAAGTGGGACCTCCAAGCTCTTAGATTTTTATCAATCAACTCTATAATTGACCCTTGGGTCTTTGCCATCCTTAGGCCGCCAGTCCTGAGACTGATGCGTTCAGTCCTCTGTTGTCGGACTTCATTGAGAACACGAGAAGCTTCACGAACTTCCTGTTCTACCCAGCACAGTGCCAGTAAACAGACTGACctttgcagacagttgtga